From the genome of Adlercreutzia equolifaciens DSM 19450:
AGGTTCCAGGGGAGATCTTCGAGCGCCGTCGGAGGCGTTTCGCTATTGGTTGCGGCCGCTGACTCGGTTTCGGGAGAGGCCGCGGCAGCTGAGGTCGCCTCTGCGTTGGATGAGGCGATTGCGCCATTAAGCGGCGTCGCTGGCTGGGTGAGGGTGCCGGATTCGGAAGGTACGGGCTGGGCGTGGGCGGCCGGCCTGCGGGAGGCGAAATAGGCGCCGTCGCCGATGACGAGCACGGCGGCCAGTCCGCCGGCGAGCGCGATGAACTCTCGACGGTCGAGCGCGAATGGCGCATTCGACATGGAGCCTCCTCCTTCCTGGGTCTGGTGCTTCGTTTGGCTTGCCTTCGGCTGGTGCGTTGTCGCTTGGGGCTCGGCTCGCTTTTGGGGCGGCCGGCTCCGGCGACGTGCGATCGTCACTGGAATGCGCCAGTTGCGACTGGCGGGACGATGGGGGCTCCCATGGTAGCGCTTGAGTTGCACGACGCGTGACAGCATCGGGAAAAAGACGCACACCTTACGCTTTCTTAATCGGGGCGTTCAGGGTTCCGCAAGCGGGAAGGTGCAGGCGCTATAATAGCGGTCATGAAAAAGCCGATAGAGAAAACGAAAGAGGCGATTGCGCAGAACGATGCGGGCGATGCTTCCGACGTCGCGACTGATCGCGCAATCGAGGCGAGGGAGGAAGTCTCAACGGAAGCTGCCGACGAAGGCTCTGCGGAGACCGCAAGCAGAGGCTCTGCGGAAGGCGAGGAGGATGCCGAATCTCGCGTGCGCTTATCGAAGACGAACCGCTATGATTTCGGGGTTGTGTCGGCGGCCACGCATAAATCGATGCAGGGCAACAAGAGGCGCGACACGAAGCCGGAGGTGCTCGTGCGCCGCATGCTGCGCGAGATGGGCTTTACCGGCTACCGCTGCGATTGGAAAAAGGCGCCTGGGCGGCCCGATGTGGCGTTCGTGGGGCGCAAGCTGGCCATCGAGGTTCGCGGGTGCTTCTGGCATCGGTGCCCCGTGTGCAGCCTGTCGGTGCCCAAGAAGAACCTCGATTACTGGGAGGCCAAGTTCGCCCGCAACGTCGAGCGCGACGAGCAGAACCTGGCGGCATTAGAGGAGGCCGGCTGGAAGGTGCTCGTGCTGTGGGAGCACCAGCTAAAGAAGAAAGAGCTACCCGCCACGCGCCGCCTTCTATACGAATTCGTGCGCCGCGAGGACGACCCCGACTACGACGAGGCGTTTCCTGCAGAAGAGATGGTCTGAGTATGCTATTCAAATCCAGATTTATCAAATCGTGATTTGAATTCTCTGAACTGGGGTCTTGCACAATGTTGGGTTTGCGCGCACCGACAAATACAAGCGCTGTTGCAAATAGTCTCAGGTTGTTTCATACTAATGAGACTTCTTGAAGCTATTTACGGGGGTGGGCTATGAGTGTGTACGACTTCAATCTGGAGGACTATATCGGTCTTGCCCGACGCCTTGGCACCGACACGGAGCGGGTAGAGGTGAAAGCGGCCGCTCAGGGGCTTCCGAAAAGTATGGCGGAGACGCTGAGCGCGTTTTCGAACACATCGGGCGGCGTGGTGGTTCTGGGGTTGGCGGAGCGCGCGGGCTTCCAGGCTGTTCCGGGCTTTAAGGCGCGCGCTGTGGCCGATGGGTTGGCGCAGATGTGCGGCGAGAAGATGAAACCGCCCGTGCGGGCGTCGGTGGAGATCGTTGAATTCGAAGGGTCGCCCGTGGTGGTGGCCACGGTGCCCGAACTGCCGCCCGAGCTTAAGCCCTGCTTCGTCAAGTCGTGCGCAATGCATGACGGCTCCTATGTGCGTGTGGGGGATGGTGATCGGAGGCTGAGCCCCTACGAGGTGGACCGCCTGCTGGAGGGGCGTCGGCCGCCGCACTACGATCGCGAGGTGGTCGAAGGGGCTTCAGCGGGAGATTTTGACGACGAACTTCTGGAGGGGTTCATTCGCCGGCAGCGTGCCGATTCGCCGCGCGCGTTCAAGGGCATGAGCGACGAGGAGCTGCTTGAGGCGCTCTGCGTGACGGCTCGTGACGGGGAGGGGATCGTGCGACCCACATTGGCGGGACTTATGGCGCTCGGGCGCTTTCCACAGCGTTATTTCCCGCGGGCCTGCCTTTCGTTTACGGTGATCCCGGGGACGTCGAAGGCCGATGTGAGCGTCGAAGGGCTGCGTTTTCTCGATTCTCGCGAGATCGTCGGGCCCATCCCTGTGATGATATCGGAGCTGATGGTGGCGCTGCGACGCAACGTGCGCGTCTCGTCGAAGGTGGAGGGGGCGTTTCGCATCGATAGACTCGAGTATCCCGAGACGGCCGTGCGCGAGGCGGTGGCCAACGCGCTCATGCACCGCGATTACTCGCCGGACGGGTGCGCCTCCCAGGTTCAGGTGACTATGTACGGCGACCGCATTGAGATATTGAGTCCAGGTGGTTTGTGCCGGGCTATGACGGTCGACCGTTTGGGCGAGCTTGGCGTTTCCTTCCCGCGCAACCAGGCACTGGCCAACATCCTGCGCGCCACCCCCTATGCCGAGGGGTTTGCCGAGGTGGGCAGTGTGGTGGAGAACAAGGGCACGGGTTACTTCCAGATTCGGGCCAGCTTGCGCGAGGCGAATATGCCGGAACCGGTAGCCATTGACCACATCACCGCTTTCGAGGTGGCGCTGTACAAGGCCGGCGCTGGCGCGGAGGCAGGGCGGTTCGGGTTCGGGTTCGGCGGCCGCGCGGGGGGTGGCGGCCGCGGTGGTGTTCGGCTGCCTGAGGGCGCTGCGGGCGGGAAGATCGTGCGATCCGTCACGGAGTGGTCAGACGAAACAGGTCGCTTCCATACCATTCATGTGCTGGCGCCGGGTACGGTGGAGTGCGACATCGTCGACTTCTTGGAAGAGGCGCCCGCACCGGTGAGCTCGCGGATTCTTATGGACGCGTTGGGCAAGTCGAAGGCGACGATTAGCCGCGCGCTCAATCGGCTGATGGACAAGTCTCTTGTGGAACGGCTGGGGCCGTCGCGCGGCCCGGGCGCCGTCTATCGGTTGGTTCAGTAGGCGCGCTTCAAAGGCGCGAGGAACGCTTCGTAGAGGCGGTTGTCGTCGTCGAGTTCGGGGTGGAAGGCGGCGGCAATCTGGTTGCGGTAGCGCACGGCCACCGGTGCGTCGTCCAGGGTGACGAGGAGCTCGACGTCAGAACCGAGGGCTTCGATGCGCGGGGCGCGAATAAAGGTGAGAGGAACTGCTTCATCTTCCCAGCGACCCTCGGCGTGGAAGCTGCCGAGTTGGCGGCCGTAGGCGTTGCGGCGCACGGTGACGGGCAGGGTGCGGAAATGGTCGGCGAGCAGGATGAGGCCGGCGCAGGTGCCGAGGGCGGGGAGGCCCTCGGCGATGCGTTGGCGCAGCGGTTCGAACATTCCCAGGTCATGCAGCAGCTTCGCCTGTACGGTGGACTCGCCGCCGGGGAGCACCAGGCCGTCGAAGGGACGGGCGAGGTCGGCGGCCTGGCGCAGCTCGATGGTGGTGCAGCCGAGGGATTGCAGGCGCTGCTCGTGCTCGATGAAAGCGCCTTGCAGGGCGAGAACGGCGATGGTTGGGGACATGGGTTCTACTGCCCCCGCTCTTCCATGATGATCTGGATCTCCTGCTCGTTGATGCCCACCATGGCCTCGCCGAGGTCTTCGGACAAGGCGGCGAGCATCTCAGGATCGTTGAAGTTCGTGGTGGCCTTTACGATGGCCTCGGCGCGTCGGGCCGGGTCGCCCGACTTGAAGATACCGCTGCCCACGAAGACGCCCTCGGCGCCCAGCTGCATCATAAGGGCCGCGTCGGCCGGGGTGGCGATGCCGCCGGCGGCAAAGTTCACGACGGGCAGCTTGCCGGCCTCGTGCACCTCGCGCAGCAGCTCCACCGGCACTTGCAGCTCCTTCGCCGCTTCGAACAGCTCATCGTCGCGCAGGTTCTGGATGCGGCGGATTTCAGCGTTCATCCGGCGCATGTGGCGCACGGCCTGCACGACGTCGCCGGTGCCCGGCTCGCCCTTGGTGCGGATCATCGTGGCGCCCTCGGCAATGCGGCGCAGGGCCTCGCCGAGGTCGCGGGCGCCGCAGACGAAGGGGACGGCGAAGACGGTCTTGTCGATGTGGTAGGTGTCGTCGGCCGGCGAGAGCACTTCGGATTCGTCGATGTAGTCGATGTCGATGGCCTGGAGGATCTGCGCTTCGGCGAAGTGCCCGATGCGGCATTTCGCCATGACGGGGACGGAAACGGCCGCCTGGATGCCCTCGATCATGGCCGGGTCGCTCATGCGGGACACGCCGCCGGCCGCGCGGATGTCGGCGGGGATGCGCTCGAGCGCCATAACGGCCGCGGCTCCGGCGGCCTCGGCGATGCGGGCCTGCTCGGGGGTGGTGACGTCCATGATGACGCCGCCTTTCAGCATTTGGGCGAGCTGGCGGTTGAGGGCTACGCGCTCAGCAGAGGTGATGGGAGTAGCGGGGTTGCCG
Proteins encoded in this window:
- a CDS encoding very short patch repair endonuclease; this translates as MRLSKTNRYDFGVVSAATHKSMQGNKRRDTKPEVLVRRMLREMGFTGYRCDWKKAPGRPDVAFVGRKLAIEVRGCFWHRCPVCSLSVPKKNLDYWEAKFARNVERDEQNLAALEEAGWKVLVLWEHQLKKKELPATRRLLYEFVRREDDPDYDEAFPAEEMV
- a CDS encoding ATP-binding protein, yielding MSVYDFNLEDYIGLARRLGTDTERVEVKAAAQGLPKSMAETLSAFSNTSGGVVVLGLAERAGFQAVPGFKARAVADGLAQMCGEKMKPPVRASVEIVEFEGSPVVVATVPELPPELKPCFVKSCAMHDGSYVRVGDGDRRLSPYEVDRLLEGRRPPHYDREVVEGASAGDFDDELLEGFIRRQRADSPRAFKGMSDEELLEALCVTARDGEGIVRPTLAGLMALGRFPQRYFPRACLSFTVIPGTSKADVSVEGLRFLDSREIVGPIPVMISELMVALRRNVRVSSKVEGAFRIDRLEYPETAVREAVANALMHRDYSPDGCASQVQVTMYGDRIEILSPGGLCRAMTVDRLGELGVSFPRNQALANILRATPYAEGFAEVGSVVENKGTGYFQIRASLREANMPEPVAIDHITAFEVALYKAGAGAEAGRFGFGFGGRAGGGGRGGVRLPEGAAGGKIVRSVTEWSDETGRFHTIHVLAPGTVECDIVDFLEEAPAPVSSRILMDALGKSKATISRALNRLMDKSLVERLGPSRGPGAVYRLVQ
- the pdxT gene encoding pyridoxal 5'-phosphate synthase glutaminase subunit PdxT — protein: MSPTIAVLALQGAFIEHEQRLQSLGCTTIELRQAADLARPFDGLVLPGGESTVQAKLLHDLGMFEPLRQRIAEGLPALGTCAGLILLADHFRTLPVTVRRNAYGRQLGSFHAEGRWEDEAVPLTFIRAPRIEALGSDVELLVTLDDAPVAVRYRNQIAAAFHPELDDDNRLYEAFLAPLKRAY
- the pdxS gene encoding pyridoxal 5'-phosphate synthase lyase subunit PdxS, coding for MTSAERVALNRQLAQMLKGGVIMDVTTPEQARIAEAAGAAAVMALERIPADIRAAGGVSRMSDPAMIEGIQAAVSVPVMAKCRIGHFAEAQILQAIDIDYIDESEVLSPADDTYHIDKTVFAVPFVCGARDLGEALRRIAEGATMIRTKGEPGTGDVVQAVRHMRRMNAEIRRIQNLRDDELFEAAKELQVPVELLREVHEAGKLPVVNFAAGGIATPADAALMMQLGAEGVFVGSGIFKSGDPARRAEAIVKATTNFNDPEMLAALSEDLGEAMVGINEQEIQIIMEERGQ